One segment of Streptomyces sp. NBC_00576 DNA contains the following:
- a CDS encoding DNA polymerase Y family protein, with amino-acid sequence MTTRQRHIAHLHLHAALSEAQYDDVIKLMSGITPHVQAVPPNAVQLDLTSALRYFDLSPYDVVQLANMRLKLFYDIDSSAGLANNRMLAAMAADASAPGDTTWVPDGQAAAWLHPRPVTALPGIGRATADTLNRYGLHAIGQITDLPSATLQRLLGAGQARLLAERARGHDPRPVVPAEPAAHLIADLVLERDCLDPAEHHRAVLGLADQIGQRLRGESRIASRLTLTVRYADRSSTTRTSTLPETANHSPALATAALSLLAGLGLQRARVRAFVIRADNLLPTDRAYRQLSLDPGDARARAAEAAADRARRRFGPEAVRPAALAN; translated from the coding sequence ATGACCACGCGTCAGCGGCACATTGCCCACCTCCATCTGCACGCTGCGCTGAGTGAGGCTCAGTACGACGACGTAATCAAACTGATGTCTGGTATTACGCCGCACGTCCAGGCAGTACCGCCCAACGCCGTCCAGCTTGACCTGACTTCAGCGCTCAGGTACTTCGACCTGTCTCCCTACGACGTGGTCCAGTTGGCGAACATGAGGCTGAAGCTCTTCTACGACATCGACAGCAGCGCCGGGCTCGCGAACAACCGCATGCTGGCTGCCATGGCGGCCGACGCGTCCGCGCCGGGCGACACCACCTGGGTCCCCGACGGGCAGGCCGCCGCCTGGCTGCACCCCCGCCCGGTCACCGCACTGCCAGGGATCGGCCGAGCCACAGCGGACACACTCAACAGATACGGACTGCACGCCATCGGCCAGATCACTGACTTGCCTTCGGCAACCCTGCAGCGGCTCCTCGGCGCAGGCCAGGCACGGCTGTTGGCAGAGCGCGCCCGCGGCCACGACCCCCGTCCGGTCGTCCCTGCGGAACCGGCAGCGCACCTGATCGCCGACCTCGTGCTGGAGCGGGACTGCCTCGACCCCGCAGAGCACCATCGCGCGGTGCTGGGACTTGCCGACCAGATCGGTCAACGCCTGCGCGGCGAAAGCCGGATCGCGAGCCGACTCACCCTCACGGTGCGGTACGCCGACCGCAGCTCCACCACGCGTACCAGCACCCTGCCGGAAACCGCCAATCACTCGCCCGCCCTCGCCACGGCTGCGCTGAGCCTGCTGGCCGGTCTCGGGTTGCAGCGAGCGAGAGTGCGCGCCTTCGTGATCCGCGCAGACAACCTGCTACCGACCGACAGGGCCTACCGCCAGCTCTCCTTGGACCCCGGCGATGCCCGCGCCCGCGCGGCTGAAGCCGCTGCAGACCGCGCCCGTCGACGCTTCGGGCCGGAGGCTGTGCGTCCAGCCGCTCTGGCGAACTGA
- a CDS encoding diaminopimelate decarboxylase has protein sequence MTGSQAAQRRERILTAAVRQRLIHPDDALLAAFVDLDGVTDTISALQRAFPDSVPVLHAFAAKANPLVPLLKELRRLGMGCEVASAGELAQALAAGFTPEQIVFDSPAKTRAELRQALELGVTVNADNFQELDRIDDILATRSSTSQIGVRINPQVGAGSIAGSSTATATSKFGIALEDDGNMERLLRAYRDRPWLTWVHAHVGSQGCPLDLIAQGIAKTVAFAEKVNADLGRRQIVGIDIGGGLPVDFDSDNTAPGFDTYVARLRAHAPALFTGEYRIVTEFGHSLLSKNGFTAAYVEYTKTSGQRQIAITHAGAQVAARTVFQPESWPLRVSAHHPTGANKTGPLVAQDIAGPLCFAGDLIARARPLPALAPGDIVALLDTGAYCFSAPFHFNTLPEPAVHGVRTGPDGDLRFELLRSAQTIDDLLGNSA, from the coding sequence GTGACCGGCTCCCAGGCAGCACAGCGACGAGAACGCATCCTCACAGCCGCGGTACGGCAGCGGCTCATCCACCCCGACGACGCGCTGCTGGCGGCGTTCGTCGACCTCGATGGCGTCACCGACACCATCTCCGCGCTACAGCGAGCCTTCCCGGACTCGGTCCCCGTGCTGCACGCGTTCGCGGCGAAGGCGAACCCCCTCGTGCCCTTGCTGAAGGAGCTTCGCAGGCTCGGCATGGGCTGCGAAGTAGCCAGCGCCGGGGAACTCGCCCAGGCCCTGGCCGCCGGCTTCACACCGGAACAAATCGTCTTCGACTCACCGGCAAAGACCCGCGCCGAACTCCGCCAGGCCCTGGAACTCGGGGTCACGGTGAACGCGGACAACTTCCAGGAGTTGGACCGCATCGACGACATCCTCGCCACCCGTTCGTCGACCTCGCAGATCGGCGTACGCATCAACCCTCAGGTCGGCGCCGGCTCGATCGCCGGGAGCAGCACCGCCACCGCGACCTCCAAGTTCGGCATCGCGCTGGAGGACGACGGCAACATGGAGCGGCTGCTGCGGGCGTACCGGGATCGTCCCTGGTTGACCTGGGTCCACGCCCACGTCGGCTCTCAGGGATGCCCGCTCGACCTGATCGCCCAGGGCATCGCGAAGACCGTCGCGTTCGCAGAGAAGGTCAACGCCGACCTCGGCCGGCGGCAGATCGTCGGCATCGACATCGGCGGCGGGCTTCCGGTCGACTTCGACAGCGACAACACAGCCCCCGGCTTCGACACCTACGTGGCCCGCCTGCGCGCCCACGCACCGGCCCTGTTCACCGGTGAGTACCGGATCGTCACCGAGTTCGGCCACTCCCTGCTCTCCAAGAACGGATTCACCGCCGCCTACGTCGAGTACACCAAGACGTCCGGGCAACGCCAGATCGCGATCACCCATGCCGGCGCCCAGGTCGCCGCACGCACCGTGTTCCAGCCCGAATCCTGGCCCCTGCGCGTCAGCGCACACCACCCCACCGGCGCCAACAAGACCGGACCACTCGTGGCCCAGGACATCGCAGGCCCGCTCTGCTTCGCCGGCGACCTGATCGCCCGAGCCCGCCCCCTGCCCGCACTCGCGCCGGGCGACATCGTGGCACTCCTCGACACCGGCGCCTACTGCTTCTCCGCCCCGTTCCACTTCAACACCCTGCCCGAACCCGCCGTCCACGGCGTCCGCACCGGTCCCGACGGAGACCTCCGATTCGAACTCCTCCGCTCCGCCCAAACCATCGACGACCTCCTCGGCAACTCTGCGTGA
- a CDS encoding helix-turn-helix domain-containing protein: MELTRLAAYDAEHGGALVDTLRAYLDHFSDVPAASRALGVHPNTFRYRIRRVREVCGIELDDPDARLLAQLQLRLMSHHTSDDR, translated from the coding sequence GTGGAGCTGACGCGTCTGGCGGCGTACGACGCCGAGCACGGCGGTGCCCTGGTCGACACGCTGCGCGCCTATCTCGACCATTTCTCGGACGTACCCGCGGCATCACGGGCGCTCGGCGTGCACCCCAACACCTTCCGCTATCGGATCCGGCGCGTGCGCGAGGTGTGCGGTATCGAACTGGACGATCCCGATGCCCGGCTCCTGGCCCAACTGCAGCTACGCCTCATGAGTCACCACACCTCCGACGACCGCTGA
- a CDS encoding NADPH-dependent F420 reductase produces MNHTLGIIGSGNIGGAVARLAVNAGLDVVLSNSRGPQTLRGLTDHLGPRARAATPAEAAEAGDWTVVSVPFSAVPHLPVDALAGKTVIDTNNYYRLRDGVIAELETGSLTAGELFQRYVPGARKSLTRCASCRCQWS; encoded by the coding sequence ATGAACCACACGCTCGGCATCATCGGCAGCGGCAACATCGGCGGCGCGGTCGCACGCCTGGCCGTCAACGCGGGGCTCGACGTGGTGCTCAGCAACTCGCGCGGCCCCCAGACCCTGCGAGGCCTCACCGACCACCTCGGCCCCCGGGCACGCGCGGCCACTCCGGCGGAGGCCGCGGAGGCCGGCGACTGGACGGTCGTCTCCGTCCCCTTCAGCGCCGTGCCCCATCTGCCCGTGGACGCCCTCGCCGGGAAGACCGTCATCGACACGAACAACTACTACCGACTCCGGGACGGCGTCATCGCCGAACTGGAGACGGGCAGCCTGACCGCAGGAGAGCTGTTCCAGCGGTACGTGCCGGGAGCCCGGAAATCGTTGACACGCTGCGCGAGCTGCCGCTGCCAGTGGAGCTGA
- a CDS encoding SRPBCC domain-containing protein, translating into MDNNPVITAVTDIASPVEDVWKELTDFAAYAQWHPALSFIDVPTEILPGTQLRAQVAQGTETDGEYSFTVLHLEAPRRFVWEGGIPDVLTGQHSFVLEPRDGGTRFTESEEFTGTAAAETIEAARSQLEENYASYGRALKERLLSGH; encoded by the coding sequence ATGGATAACAATCCGGTCATCACCGCAGTTACCGACATCGCCTCTCCCGTCGAAGACGTGTGGAAGGAACTGACCGACTTCGCCGCATACGCGCAGTGGCACCCCGCGCTGAGCTTCATCGATGTCCCCACCGAAATCCTTCCCGGAACCCAGCTGCGGGCCCAGGTGGCGCAGGGGACCGAGACCGACGGGGAATACAGTTTCACGGTCCTCCACCTCGAGGCGCCGCGACGGTTTGTCTGGGAAGGCGGCATTCCCGACGTCCTCACGGGACAGCACTCCTTCGTCCTCGAACCACGCGACGGCGGAACACGCTTCACGGAATCCGAGGAGTTCACCGGCACAGCCGCCGCGGAGACCATAGAGGCCGCCCGATCCCAGCTGGAAGAGAACTACGCGAGCTACGGCAGGGCCCTGAAAGAACGGCTCCTTTCCGGGCACTGA
- a CDS encoding SDR family NAD(P)-dependent oxidoreductase, whose translation MAKAPRIALVTGATQGLGLALVEGLARQLDEGDVVYATGRDGKRLKEITAELAGTGPAEVRSELFDVSDPERAQHLADTLAERHGGVDIVFNNAVMGVTPGDDPRAIADAYTQVNNFGTTRVLRAFGPLLRDGGRLIVVASTQGTLSYLAPVLHSRFDNLATLDDVDSAVAGWRDAVQDGSASGGAWPAFINIPSKVGQVAALRTLAAQRREDDLARDVLIASVCPGMMNTRISQVWWDVSDAPTPDQAAVALLELVKQPVRPEQYGELVRDGQVIPWRPA comes from the coding sequence ATGGCGAAGGCGCCGCGCATCGCACTGGTCACCGGAGCGACTCAGGGACTCGGTCTCGCGCTGGTCGAGGGCCTGGCACGACAACTGGACGAGGGCGACGTGGTGTACGCCACGGGCAGGGACGGCAAGCGGCTGAAAGAGATCACCGCCGAACTCGCGGGCACTGGTCCCGCCGAGGTCCGGAGCGAACTGTTCGACGTCTCCGACCCCGAGCGCGCACAGCACCTGGCCGACACCCTTGCCGAACGCCACGGTGGAGTCGACATCGTCTTCAACAACGCCGTGATGGGTGTCACCCCCGGCGACGACCCGCGCGCCATCGCCGATGCATACACCCAGGTCAACAACTTCGGCACCACACGTGTGCTGCGTGCCTTCGGACCGCTGTTGCGGGACGGGGGACGCCTGATCGTCGTTGCGAGCACACAGGGCACCCTGTCGTATCTCGCGCCGGTCCTGCACAGCAGGTTCGACAACCTCGCGACGTTGGACGACGTGGACTCCGCGGTCGCGGGCTGGCGGGATGCAGTGCAGGACGGCAGCGCCTCCGGTGGAGCATGGCCGGCTTTCATCAACATCCCCTCCAAGGTCGGCCAGGTGGCCGCCTTACGCACTCTGGCCGCCCAGCGCCGGGAGGACGATCTGGCCCGGGACGTGCTGATCGCATCCGTGTGCCCGGGAATGATGAACACCCGTATTTCGCAGGTGTGGTGGGACGTCAGCGACGCCCCCACCCCGGACCAGGCCGCCGTGGCCCTGCTCGAACTGGTCAAGCAGCCGGTGCGGCCCGAACAGTACGGCGAGCTGGTGCGCGACGGCCAGGTGATCCCCTGGCGCCCCGCCTGA
- a CDS encoding isocitrate lyase/PEP mutase family protein has translation MATTLKQAIEANKPLAVPSVYDGISALLIRELGFEAAYLGSYATGATMYGLPDIGYIGLEDMADQVRRLAPIVDVPIIVDGEGGWGNPLHAAHAVRVLERAGAAGTHIDDHIFGKHMKAPVDLETTQRTADKIKASVDARSSEDFMVIGRTDASKPGASADVQLAAVERMLAYQEAGADGVFIAGILDEERWALLKAEARVPVFTVDFPGRSAAEVGSWGADVVLYRALGPLAAAHALRTAFQTLIREGSTTSIESELDTMPDFDKFLGVEQARDDARAYGLLDD, from the coding sequence ATGGCGACCACGCTCAAGCAAGCGATCGAGGCCAACAAGCCCCTGGCCGTTCCCAGCGTCTACGACGGAATCTCCGCCCTGCTCATCCGCGAACTGGGTTTTGAGGCGGCCTATCTCGGCAGCTACGCCACCGGCGCCACCATGTACGGCTTGCCCGACATCGGCTACATCGGCCTGGAGGACATGGCCGACCAGGTGCGCCGGCTCGCGCCGATCGTGGACGTGCCGATCATCGTCGACGGTGAAGGCGGCTGGGGAAATCCCCTGCACGCCGCCCACGCGGTACGGGTACTGGAGCGGGCCGGCGCGGCCGGCACCCACATCGACGACCACATCTTCGGCAAGCACATGAAGGCACCCGTGGACCTGGAAACCACACAGCGGACGGCGGACAAGATCAAGGCCTCGGTGGACGCCCGAAGCAGCGAGGACTTCATGGTCATCGGGCGGACCGACGCCTCCAAGCCCGGCGCCTCCGCTGACGTCCAGCTCGCCGCCGTCGAGCGCATGCTCGCCTATCAGGAGGCGGGCGCGGACGGGGTATTCATCGCCGGGATCCTGGACGAGGAGCGCTGGGCTCTGCTGAAGGCCGAGGCCAGGGTGCCCGTCTTCACCGTGGACTTCCCCGGACGCTCCGCAGCCGAGGTCGGCTCCTGGGGAGCGGACGTCGTCCTGTACAGGGCGCTCGGCCCCCTGGCCGCAGCGCACGCCCTGCGCACGGCCTTCCAGACGCTGATCCGCGAGGGATCCACCACGAGCATCGAGTCGGAGCTGGACACCATGCCCGACTTCGACAAGTTCCTCGGCGTCGAACAGGCCCGTGACGACGCCCGCGCCTACGGCCTGCTCGACGACTGA
- a CDS encoding amidohydrolase family protein, giving the protein MPSPASITYFHGARLITGDGQTVITDGGIVVDDGVIVDIGPQEFLHVPENAARVDLTGKTVMPAIINPHGHIGYLRDATVSKENYSRENVLDHLHRLAYYGVSVFQSLGTDRDDVEINLRNAQRSGELDDPELPLLFTAGTGLVAPTPSEINGGPYFATDVVHEVATAEEARATVRQLARKQPDAIKFWVDDRWGTRNKLTPEVYTAIIEEAHHLGYPAIAHIFELADAKGVLRAGANGIAHMVRDPGPDAELIELLQRDDVFAFTSMGIQRTAYDTSGWLEEPALTDTVSVKARKEVGEHLASLTPEAVQKGMAGYAVLENSLRAYVEGGVRVLLSADTGARTQFFGIAEHREIESMVRAGMPVLQAIRSSSQLPAEVLGLTDRGTLEAGKRADLLVLDANPLDAIANTRRISAVYFAGHAIDREGLRARWAAETTA; this is encoded by the coding sequence ATGCCTTCTCCAGCCAGCATTACCTACTTTCACGGCGCCCGCCTCATCACCGGCGACGGCCAGACCGTGATCACGGACGGCGGGATCGTCGTCGACGACGGTGTCATCGTCGACATCGGCCCGCAGGAATTTCTCCACGTGCCGGAGAACGCAGCCCGCGTCGACCTGACCGGCAAGACGGTCATGCCGGCGATCATCAATCCGCACGGGCACATCGGCTACCTGCGCGACGCGACCGTCTCCAAGGAGAACTACTCCCGGGAGAACGTGCTGGACCACCTGCACCGACTCGCCTACTACGGCGTCAGCGTCTTCCAGTCGCTGGGGACCGACCGCGACGACGTGGAGATCAACCTCCGCAACGCGCAGCGTTCCGGTGAACTCGACGATCCTGAACTGCCCCTGCTGTTCACGGCAGGGACGGGGCTCGTCGCACCGACTCCGAGCGAGATCAACGGCGGCCCGTACTTCGCCACCGACGTCGTCCACGAGGTCGCGACCGCCGAGGAGGCCCGCGCCACCGTCCGCCAACTCGCCCGCAAGCAGCCCGACGCCATCAAGTTCTGGGTGGACGACCGCTGGGGCACCCGCAACAAGCTGACGCCCGAGGTGTACACCGCGATCATCGAGGAGGCTCACCACCTCGGCTACCCCGCCATCGCCCACATCTTCGAGCTGGCAGACGCCAAGGGTGTCCTGCGAGCAGGCGCGAACGGCATCGCCCACATGGTCCGCGACCCGGGACCCGACGCGGAGCTGATCGAGCTGCTCCAGCGGGACGACGTCTTCGCCTTCACCTCCATGGGCATCCAGCGCACCGCCTACGACACCAGCGGCTGGCTGGAGGAACCCGCACTGACGGACACCGTGTCCGTCAAGGCCCGCAAGGAGGTGGGCGAGCACCTCGCCTCGCTCACCCCCGAGGCAGTGCAGAAGGGCATGGCGGGCTACGCGGTCCTGGAGAACAGCCTGCGCGCCTACGTCGAGGGAGGCGTCCGCGTCCTCCTCTCGGCCGACACCGGCGCGCGCACCCAGTTCTTCGGCATCGCCGAGCACCGGGAGATCGAGTCGATGGTCCGGGCCGGTATGCCGGTACTGCAGGCGATCCGCTCCTCGAGCCAGCTGCCGGCCGAGGTCCTCGGGCTCACCGACCGCGGCACCCTCGAGGCGGGCAAGCGGGCCGACCTCCTCGTCCTGGACGCCAACCCGCTGGACGCCATCGCCAACACCCGCCGCATCTCCGCCGTCTACTTCGCCGGTCACGCCATCGACCGGGAGGGGCTGCGCGCGCGCTGGGCGGCGGAGACCACCGCCTGA
- a CDS encoding amidohydrolase family protein, translating into MDIVDSQIHLHITLNAEETLASMNSLGIQAAVIDEFWGFEETGRVNPGILLPEHQAFRATAPGAELASIRNPERFSYLLRIHHRDPQLAAGVKAVADAPHARAVRIVARMEEDVKELAAGAYAPVFDAAADSGLPVFTMVPRVAPLLRPYAQAHPDIPIIVDHVGMPEDDTEFEDVLRLADLPNVAIKWGHGPELFHAAEYPFEPAIDKLLRVLDAFGRERVMWASDYSAISGDHRWADELFSIRESTRLSLQDKEWILGRTVRTVLNWPSPAELYTPPKIRH; encoded by the coding sequence ATGGACATCGTCGACTCGCAGATCCACCTCCACATCACCCTGAACGCCGAGGAAACCCTGGCGTCCATGAACTCCCTCGGCATCCAGGCAGCCGTGATCGACGAGTTCTGGGGCTTCGAGGAGACCGGGCGCGTCAACCCGGGCATCCTGTTGCCGGAGCACCAGGCCTTCCGCGCCACGGCCCCCGGCGCCGAGCTGGCGTCCATCCGCAACCCGGAGCGCTTCTCCTACCTGCTGCGCATCCACCACCGCGACCCGCAGCTCGCCGCCGGCGTCAAGGCGGTCGCCGACGCCCCGCACGCCCGGGCGGTGCGGATCGTCGCCCGGATGGAAGAAGACGTCAAGGAGCTGGCGGCCGGTGCCTACGCACCCGTCTTCGACGCCGCCGCCGACAGCGGCCTGCCGGTCTTCACGATGGTTCCGCGCGTCGCCCCTCTCCTGCGGCCCTACGCGCAGGCCCACCCGGACATCCCGATCATCGTCGACCACGTCGGGATGCCGGAGGACGACACCGAGTTCGAGGACGTGCTGCGGCTGGCCGACCTGCCGAACGTCGCCATCAAGTGGGGTCATGGCCCCGAGCTGTTCCACGCCGCCGAGTACCCCTTCGAGCCGGCCATCGACAAGCTGCTGCGCGTCCTCGACGCCTTCGGCCGTGAGCGGGTGATGTGGGCAAGCGACTACAGCGCGATCAGCGGTGACCACCGCTGGGCTGACGAGCTCTTCAGCATCCGCGAGAGCACCCGCCTCTCTCTCCAGGACAAGGAATGGATCCTCGGCCGGACGGTGCGCACGGTCCTCAACTGGCCGAGCCCCGCCGAGCTGTACACCCCGCCGAAGATCCGCCACTGA
- a CDS encoding sigma factor, which yields MASSRTPDPARNVPVPDRLSARFDEEAVPLLGQLRATAIAMTGNPADADDLLQETCLWAWVAFGTFTEGTNLKAWLNRILINIFINDHRKRAREPRRLSVEETTDAHWSRRHLGAAPAAGHQCGDGALQPSLRPDQVADEPVADGPDQQRTADGFGDQHDGQFAVGRASGDLLHGDDGPAGDAACDEQCRTGLLSL from the coding sequence ATGGCGTCGAGCCGCACCCCCGACCCCGCCCGGAACGTTCCGGTCCCGGACCGTCTGTCCGCGCGCTTCGACGAGGAGGCCGTGCCACTCCTTGGTCAGCTCCGCGCCACTGCGATAGCTATGACCGGGAATCCGGCGGACGCGGACGACCTCCTCCAGGAGACCTGCCTGTGGGCCTGGGTGGCCTTCGGCACGTTTACCGAGGGCACCAATCTCAAGGCATGGCTCAACCGCATCCTGATCAACATCTTCATCAACGACCACCGCAAACGGGCTCGTGAGCCGCGCCGACTGTCGGTCGAGGAGACGACCGACGCGCACTGGAGCCGGCGGCATCTCGGTGCGGCCCCGGCTGCCGGCCACCAGTGCGGCGACGGTGCGCTCCAACCCAGCCTGCGCCCGGACCAGGTAGCCGACGAGCCCGTGGCTGATGGCCCTGACCAGCAACGCACCGCTGATGGCTTCGGCGACCAGCACGATGGGCAGTTCGCCGTCGGACGAGCGTCGGGCGATCTCCTCCATGGCGACGACGGTCCGGCCGGTGACGCGGCCTGCGACGAACAGTGCCGCACCGGCCTCCTCAGCCTGTGA
- a CDS encoding helix-turn-helix transcriptional regulator yields MSDLVQREELGAFLRSRREATDPVSEGFQPGTRRRTPGLRREELAQLAGLSVTWYTWIEQGRDISVSRQVIESLATALRLTQPERAHLFTLAGLALPPSGPHPRKIDPLLERLVQELHPRPAYVMTPWWDLLAYNDGYAELLGGLDQRPEGERNILWLIFIESRGSELFVDWMGEARSLVGQFRATLAQYPDDPRGPELLKTMQEASDMFCELWDEGGISRFTSSRKKIRHPRLGRIDHDYVKLADAHDEQQSLIVFLEVERTDED; encoded by the coding sequence ATGTCCGACCTGGTCCAGCGCGAAGAGCTCGGCGCCTTCCTCCGGTCTCGCCGTGAGGCCACCGACCCCGTATCGGAGGGCTTCCAGCCAGGGACCCGCCGTCGGACACCCGGGCTGAGACGGGAGGAACTGGCCCAGCTCGCGGGGCTGAGCGTCACCTGGTACACGTGGATCGAGCAGGGTCGTGACATCAGTGTCAGCCGGCAGGTCATAGAGAGCCTTGCCACCGCGCTGCGGCTCACCCAGCCCGAGCGCGCGCATCTGTTCACCCTCGCGGGCCTTGCCCTTCCACCGAGCGGCCCCCATCCGCGGAAGATCGACCCCCTGCTGGAGCGGCTGGTGCAGGAACTGCACCCGAGGCCGGCGTACGTGATGACCCCGTGGTGGGACCTGCTGGCGTACAACGACGGCTATGCCGAGTTGCTCGGCGGCCTCGACCAACGGCCCGAGGGCGAACGGAACATTCTGTGGCTCATCTTCATCGAGTCGCGCGGTTCCGAACTCTTCGTGGACTGGATGGGGGAGGCCCGCTCCCTGGTCGGCCAGTTCAGGGCGACCCTCGCGCAGTATCCCGACGATCCGCGCGGACCCGAGCTTCTAAAGACCATGCAGGAAGCGTCCGACATGTTCTGCGAGCTGTGGGACGAGGGGGGAATCAGCCGTTTCACTTCGTCCCGGAAGAAAATCCGGCATCCCCGCCTCGGCCGTATCGACCACGATTACGTGAAATTGGCCGACGCGCATGACGAGCAGCAGTCCCTCATCGTTTTTCTGGAAGTCGAGAGGACAGACGAGGACTGA
- a CDS encoding VOC family protein, with amino-acid sequence MPFHHICIMVSDLDRSVPFYQDLLGFKNVLFESAEPGNWFDASTLDDILGAKNAATRIVIVSDDSGATLELQQAANPITTKAPDEYLRYGATGITELALTVPDIDDLFQRVKAAGVEVQTDYIWTPMPGLRSFLFYDPDGALIQAMEVSDDQSA; translated from the coding sequence GTGCCCTTCCATCACATCTGCATCATGGTGAGCGATCTGGACCGATCGGTGCCCTTCTATCAGGACCTCCTGGGATTCAAGAACGTGTTGTTCGAGAGTGCCGAGCCCGGAAACTGGTTCGACGCCTCGACGCTCGACGACATTCTTGGCGCGAAGAACGCGGCGACCCGGATCGTGATCGTCTCCGACGACTCTGGCGCGACGCTGGAACTGCAGCAGGCGGCCAACCCGATCACCACCAAGGCTCCGGACGAGTACCTGCGCTACGGTGCGACCGGCATCACGGAGCTGGCGCTCACAGTGCCCGACATCGATGACCTCTTTCAGCGTGTCAAGGCCGCTGGTGTAGAGGTTCAGACCGACTACATCTGGACCCCGATGCCCGGACTTCGGTCTTTCCTGTTCTACGACCCCGACGGAGCACTCATCCAGGCCATGGAAGTCTCGGACGACCAATCCGCGTAA
- a CDS encoding transposase family protein: MTRVEGRPADASSLIPTALDQLREQSDAVSEEVPGLLARLADVSDPRDPREVRHHLTVALALTACAVPAEATSQYTLWSRKVGQLEPDTPTTVTPATRPMAAGESPNSR; encoded by the coding sequence GTGACCCGAGTGGAAGGCCGGCCTGCCGACGCGTCATCACTGATCCCGACTGCGCTTGACCAGCTCCGCGAGCAATCAGATGCCGTTTCCGAAGAGGTCCCGGGCCTGCTGGCGCGGCTGGCCGATGTGTCGGACCCGCGGGATCCGCGCGAGGTGCGCCACCACCTGACCGTGGCGCTCGCACTCACCGCGTGTGCCGTGCCGGCCGAGGCGACCTCGCAGTACACGCTCTGGAGCCGGAAGGTCGGCCAACTCGAACCCGACACCCCCACCACCGTCACACCGGCCACCCGGCCGATGGCCGCGGGCGAGAGCCCGAACTCAAGGTGA